The genomic DNA CTCAACCTACAACGCGTCCAACAATTGGCCGCCCCAGCTGCCGTGGGCGACCGCAAGCAGAAAGGCTAGATTTGCTAGACAAACACTTCCTTCGAGACGGGCAAACTTGTTCATTCGGACAACGCCCGCACGGTACAACAGCACGATGCACCGGCACAAACACCAAGGCAAACACGGTCTGCATGCATAACTTTGCCGACCGGGAAGACATGTCGACGTCCGCGTGAGTGACGCAAAAAATCTTTGACTTCGATTGCCCCCGCGACACAATGAGGACGATGAAGGGGGCAGGGCTGAATCGGAATAGCTCGCTCGATCCCTCAAAGCAGGTTGGAGCCCTCACAACCATGCCAAAATATCCCACCTCATGTAAACACTGCGGTTCTACCTCAAGCATCTACCGGAGCCGAAGTCGTGACTCTTGGACTTCACGCCTGTTGTTATGCAAGTTCGCTCGTTGCCATCACTGCATGAAAGCGTTTGCCGTTCCCACCTGGACACCACTGCGAGAATCCCCCCGCCCGGCCAACACCTCTCCGTCACGCCAAGCCGCTTAGGCTGCGAAAACGAGGCTCTTAAGAAACGCGAGCTTTAAGGTCTAACCTTCGCCGAATTGTCGACGGTTGGCGGCCTGGCTTCGGCATCGTGACGAATGCCACGGAGCATGCGAGGAAAGACAAACGCATGCAGCGGCAGGACTGCGTACCAGTAGGCCAGTCCGAGCAGGCCGCGTGGTCGAAAGCGAGCGGTCTGAATCAATTTGCACGCGTTGTCGTCGATCGGCTCGACGCGGAACTCCAACTCCGCTTCCCCCGGCAACTTCATCTCCGCCCGCAGCCGCAACCAGGTCGGCAGCTCATAGCCATCGACGCGCCAGAAATCGACAGCTTCGCCATAGTTCAGCTGATCCGGATGGCGCCGACCGCGGCGCAGTCCTGGGCCGCCGATCGCTTTGTCCATCAAGCCACGCAGCCACCACAACCAATCGGCACCCCAATACCCGGTCTGTCCACCGATTCGGCTGAGCGCTGCGAAGGTTGCGTCGGCTGAAGCGGCGACGGTTGCGGTTCGCTGGTCCTCAAATACAGTTCCTCCCGACCACTCGGGATCGCCTGGCATCTCGCCCGCCGCCGACCACCAGGTCTCGATCTCGCCCGACCGCAGCTTGCCAACAGCGGCATCGATTGCTTCGCGAACACTAAACAGCGGCCCCGGCATCAACGATTGCGCATCGTCGTCGCGGCATACGGTTCGATTCCGCAACCCTTCGGCCAACGGTCTCGCGATCCGAGCGTTGACGGGGGTGACCAACGAGATCCAAGCGGAACTGAGCCGTGGCGTCAGGACGGGAACCGGCAGGATCACCCGCCGCGGCAACTCCAACGACGCGGCCATGATCTGCATCAACCGCTGATACGAATAGACATCCTGCCCGCCGATATCGATCACGCGTCCGGCGGTTTCGGGAACCTCCAAGCACTGCACCAAGTAGCGGAGGACATCGCGGATCGCAATCGGCTGCGTCTCCATCTTGACCCACTTGGGCGTGATCATGATCGGCAGCCGTTCGACGAGATACCGCAAGATCTCGAACGATGCCGAGCCCGAACCGATGATCATCGCCGCCCGAAAGACTGTGGCCGGGACCTCACATTTCTGCAAGATCTCCGCCACCTCGCGGCGACTGTGCAGGTGTTTGCTGAGGTCCGCTCCCATCTCCCCAAGCCCGCCCAGATAGATAATCCGCTGGCAGCCCGAGCCTTGGATTCCTTGAGTGAACTGGGTGGCGAGTTCGCGATCACGCTCGGCATATTCATTCCCGGCGCTGATCATCGAATGGACAAGATAATACGCCGCATCGGTTTGATCCGCCGCGCGACGCACCGTCCCCGTCTCCTCCAGATCGCCCTGGATCACCTCCAACCGCTCGTGCTGGGACCACGGAAATCTCCGCAGTTTCTCGGGGCTGCGGACCAGGCATCGAACCGAGTAGCCCGCGTTCAACAGTTCGGGCACCAAGCGTCCGCCGACATATCCGGTCGCTCCGCAGATCAGAACACGATGGTGTTTTTCGGTTGGCAATCGTCTTCTCTAGAGTGGCGGTTATTCGCGGTGATTTGAGAGGCGTTGCTGTTCATGGACCCAACCGAGAACTGTTTTTATCCTCGATTTCATCATGCCGACCTCACCTTTTCCATGTTAGCACGAAACCGAATCGAGTGGACTGTTCGCCCGACGGGGCTTTCGAGCACTATCAGCATGGTTGCTGGGATGGTTGGGCGTGCCACTGGCTCTGCCAGTGCTGCCGGAGAGCACGGGCAAAGCCCGTGGCACACGGGAGTCTTGGCAAATGGGAACTTTGGCACACGATTCGTTTCCCAAAACGATAAGACATCATGAAACGATGCCCCGTCCCGTCCGAGCTTGCCGGCCCGATCGGCTCTCTGTTGCTGAGATGGCTGAGGGTGCCACTGGCTCTGCCCGTGCTCTCCGGAAGCACGGGCAAAGCCAGTGGCACACGATTCGTTTCTCGAAACGATAAGGCAACATCAAACGATGCCCAGCCCGTCCGAGCTTCCGGCTCTATCGGCATTGTTGCTGAGATGATTGGGAGTGCCACTGGCTCTGCCAGTGCTGCCGGAGAGCACGGGCAAAGCCCGTGGCACACGACTCGTTTCTGGAAACGATAAGAGAACGTGAAACGATGCCTGCCGAGTCCGAGCTTGCTAGCTCGATCGGCTTTGTGGCTGGGATGGTTCGGAGTGCCACTGGCTCTGCCAGTGTTACTTGGGGAGCACGGGCAAAGCCCGTGGCACACGATTCGTTTCTCGAAACGATAAGGCAACCTAAACGATGCCCAGACGCGGCTGGACTTCTTGTTGGGAAGCAGCTTGAGAGTGGGCCACGACGCCACTTACGCAACGACGATTTCCAGAAGCTCAATTGCGGGTTCTTTGTTGCAGAAGATCATCGCAGTGCGACCGTAGACGATGTCACCGGGCGAGACGTTTAAGAACCGAGCCAGCGGCGGAGCACACTTTACTCGCCACAATTTTTCGAGCACCACTTCGCGCAACACGTTGTGTTGGATCAAGACGCGGCCCAGCGGGATCTCTTCGCTGGCGATTTCCTTCCAAACCTGTGGCTCCAGATATTCGTGGTTCAATCGCACGATTCCGTACTGGACGACTTGCCCATCGCTCTGCCGCACCAACGTGATCTCGCGGGCGTAACGGTTTTCGTCGGTGTCGGTCCGATGGACGTGGACATCGACCAACGAGTTGTGAAACCGTTCGACCGTCACCGTCATGTGGGCATGATGCGCCAACAATTGCTGATAGGCCGGCGGCAACGCTTCGGCGGGCTGCTGAGTGAACTCGCCGAGTTCTTCGCTGCGGTCATAAAAGAGGGCGATCAGAGCGTGTAAGTCGACCGACGGCGGCAGGTTGGCAATTTCTGATGTCACAGGTTTTCCAGTGAGTGAAGCAGGAATGGGGCCATCGGTCGAATCGAGAGCCGCCCTCCACGGCGACCCTCCGCATCGATCGCTTACGCTTTTGTTGGAGCAGTGATCGGCAGCGAGCTGCTGATCGAAACCAGCGGCACCGCCGATTCGCTGGGGCGTTCCAAAACGGTATCGACCAAATGATACAACAACCGACGCAGCGGTTCGGGCTGGATCGCGTCGGCGATCTCTTCGGCCCGCTGCTGATGCTTGTCGACCAAGCGACTCGCCTGATCAAAAACCTTCGCTTTGTTGTACAGCGTCCGGACCGTGGCGATTCGCTGCGTATCGGACAGCCCACAATCGGCCGAAGCCATCGAGAGCAGTTTCGCTTGGTCGTCGGCATCTAACGAAGCCAATGCCAGAGCCCACAACAGCGTCGGGCGTCCGCCCAAAACGTCGCCGCCGGCTTCCAGTTTGTTGTCCGCATCCCCTTGCCAATCCTTCAGGTCGTTGAGGATCTGGAAGGCGACGCCGAGGTTTCGCGAGAAGCCACGAATCGGTTCTTCATAGGCTTCCGCTTCGCCCGCCAGTCGCACGCCGCTGTAGAGCGCCGCTTCGAAAGCTGGCGCGGTCTTGAGTGCGTAGACCTTCAGAGCATCGATCGGTTTCAGTCGTTTGTCGCGATTATCGCGCCACACCAATTCCGCTCCCTGACCTTCGGACAATCGGGTATGAGCGTTCGACAGACAGTGTAGGACGTCGGCAACCGCGGCGGGGCCCAGCGTTTTGGTTTCTCCGGCAACCAAGCGGTATCCGAGTCCGATCAGGTAATCGCCAACGTTGATCGCCGTTGGGATGCCGTGCGATTTGTGAACCGATTGCTCGCCGTAACGGAACGTATCGTCGTCTTCGATGTCGTCGTGAACCAAGCTCGCCTTGTGGAACGTCTCGATACAAAGAGCCGCTCGTTTGACGCCGTCTGGGATCTTGGCGACGACATCAGCGCCACCCGATTCGGTTCCCTTGTCGCCCGTCAACGCATCGTAAGCGGCCAGCGTGATGAAGGGCCGCGCGTACTTTCCACCGCGCGAGACGAAGTCCAACCCAAGGGCTTCGGTCGCGGCGATCGGATCGATTCCGACCAGTGCGTCGCTGCCGTCGTGCAGCTTTTCTTTGATCTCCCGCAGCGAGAGTTCCCCGCGCAGCTTGGGGACCAAATTCTGCAGCTGTTCGGGTTCAAAGATATCGGCCGCACCACGCAGCAGGTGAACGTAAGACCGCGTCTTCTGCTGCGGTTCGCGATGTTCCAACATCACCATCTCGCGAACCCAATCCTCGTCGACGCTTGTGTTGCGGCAATCGCTGGACAACAGAGGAACTGCCATGCAGGGAATGCCCGCCAGCAAGATCTTGTCGATCGCTTTCTCTAACACATTCAAACAGGCGACACCAACGACCGCGTCGACATATCCGCTGACGATGATCTTCATCACGATCGGCGATCCCTCGGCGACCAGCACGCGATGCCCCAGTTCTTCGGCGCGGGTTCGGAAGTCGGCGATCGAACAGGCACCGCAGGTCTTGCAGTTCATGCCAAATTCGTCGTAGTCGGCGGGGCAGCCCTCGGCGTGCTTGAGGCAGTGGGGCAGCAGGAACAACCGGCGGCTGTGCGGCACCCCCGCGACCTGATCGCGCCAGTACTCGCTGCTCAACACGACCATGATCCAGCCCAGATAACCCTCGGGCATATCCATGTCGGCCAACAACCGACGCGAGACGGTTTCCATCTCGTCTTTGGTCATCGGCGTCGACTTGTCGAACTTCGACGCGACCTCGCGACAACGATCGCGCAGCCGTTGCCGCAGTTCGGGCGTCTCGGGAACAATCTTTAAGTGCCCGGTGCTGCGGCGCCGTTTTCGGCGACCTTCTTTAGACGTGAGGTTTTCAGCATCGGAAGCGACCGTGGCGGGGGGCGTAACAGTGGACAAAGGCTTTCCTCGTCAGTTCTTCTTCGGTGCAGATCGGGCAAGCAGGCGGGACGATATTCGGTTTGCTAACGGTAGGCGGCAACAGGCTCTCAACATTTCACGTCGTAGTGGATCTTGTTAAAGATCCCTCGCGCAACAGGATCTTTGAACAAGATCCACTACGCTTGGCGTGGTTCCAGTGCGTGCTGGGCCTGTCCCAACGCGGCGGTCGTAAAGACCAGCGGATACAATTGTTCGTGATACCAAAGCTTCGCAAAATAAAATCCGATCGGCCAAGGATGCTCGCATCGACCGGCGTCGACCGCATCGCACAGGAATCGGACGCCTTCGATTATAGTTGCTCGGTGGGGCGGATAGCCACTCCCGGACAGAGCTTCCACGACAACCGCCGTTTCCTCAACGCTACTGCTGATCAATTGTCCCGTTTCGGCGTTTCGATCGGGCAATCCGTGGCGTCGCAACCAGTCGCCGACCGAAGCGCCGCCGCCCCAACCCCCATCGGTGTTCTGGGTCTTCACCAGGAAATCCCAACCCCGACGGCAGGCCGAAGTTTCGTCGCGGCCCAGTTCTTGATAGGCCAACAGGACGCGAGCGGTTCCATAGTAGGGGTTTTCGTCGTCGGGAAGATCGTGGTTTCCAAACCACAGCGGCAGCCAGCTGCCATCGTCTCGCTGCGTCTTTTGGAGGTAGGCGAACCCCCGTTCGATCGCCGCTGCGACATCTCGCTTCATTTTTTGCAATTCTGCGGGGTCGACAGTTGGCTCAACGCCAGCCTCGGCCTCTTGTTCGAGCGATGTTCGCCAAGCGTTTAGCGCCCGCATCGCATGCGCCGTCAGGTCGCTTCCGCTGCGATCGAACGGCAACTTGCCCCAGCCGCGGCAGAAGGTCGGCCAGCCGCCGTTGCGATTCTGCAGCCCCAACAGCCAACGGACTCCCGCAAGCGAAGCTTCAGCTAATTGCTGCCGCCGCGAGGAATCGAGATCGACCGAAGCTCGAATCTTGGAGAGTGCCAAAATCGCCGCCGGCGTGTCGTCGGCATCGGGAACCGCTCCGCTGAGATCGGTCCATCCCCAACCGCCCGGATCGGCGCCAGTGAACGGATGCCGCTCGTGGTACTGGCAACTGAGCAGCCAGTCGAGCGTCCCGTCGTCGACAAATTGCGCCAGTTCGTCCGGCTGCGATTTTCCCAACGCACCCAACGAAAGCGAAGTGATCCAAGTCGCCAGATTTTCGTCGATCGGCCAACTGCCGTCGGGCAACTGGCTGCCCAACAGGAACTTCACAGCGTCGCGGCTGACCGGATGTTGAGCGTGCCCGATCGACGACAGGCTCATCAAAACGAAACTGGTCAGCGGCGTCGCTTCCAAATAGCCGCCGCTTTCGGGCTGCATCTTCTGCAACACGTCCAGCGTCTTGCCGCGGGTGGCGGCTCGCGCCAACCAAGTGATCGGATTCCAGGTGCCGGCGTGCTGGTAACGGGCTTGCCCGATCGCGACCAATGCGGGAATGGCGTAACTGACGACCGGCATCTGCACAAATCGATACATGCTTTGCGGAAACGCCGCCAATTCAAACGGAAGCGCTGGAACGCGCGACCAAGGGACCAGTCCAGCGATCGCACAGTTCGAGAGGATTGGAACGACAAAGGTCTTGTCGCGGCCATAACGTCGCTTCAGTCCCGCCCAGCCGCCTTCGCCGTCAATGTATTTCTGCAGTCGCGCGATCGCTTCGGTCCGGTTCGCCGGATCGTCGCCAAGATGCCAGGCTGCCATCGCCAGAAAGCTCGACGCGATGTTCGACGGACTGCGATCGGTATCCCCAAATCCGCCGTCTTCGTTTTGCGCGGCATCGAGCCAGACGAGCCCCTTCTTAACCGCTTCGCGTGCCGACACTGCATGTTCATCGTCGCCGACGCGGCTGAAGACCGACAGCGCACTGATCGCCGTCGCCGTCGACAGCGAGGAAGCGGCCAAGCGTCCGGTCCAGTGTTTTTGGTCGCCGCGGGCGCTGATCAATTGCTGGCGAACACGTTGCAGGCAGGCAGCGATGTCGGGAACGCTTCCCGCGTCGGACGTTTCTTCTCGGTGGGATGTTGGGTTTTCAATCATGG from Rosistilla carotiformis includes the following:
- a CDS encoding SDR family oxidoreductase, translating into MPTEKHHRVLICGATGYVGGRLVPELLNAGYSVRCLVRSPEKLRRFPWSQHERLEVIQGDLEETGTVRRAADQTDAAYYLVHSMISAGNEYAERDRELATQFTQGIQGSGCQRIIYLGGLGEMGADLSKHLHSRREVAEILQKCEVPATVFRAAMIIGSGSASFEILRYLVERLPIMITPKWVKMETQPIAIRDVLRYLVQCLEVPETAGRVIDIGGQDVYSYQRLMQIMAASLELPRRVILPVPVLTPRLSSAWISLVTPVNARIARPLAEGLRNRTVCRDDDAQSLMPGPLFSVREAIDAAVGKLRSGEIETWWSAAGEMPGDPEWSGGTVFEDQRTATVAASADATFAALSRIGGQTGYWGADWLWWLRGLMDKAIGGPGLRRGRRHPDQLNYGEAVDFWRVDGYELPTWLRLRAEMKLPGEAELEFRVEPIDDNACKLIQTARFRPRGLLGLAYWYAVLPLHAFVFPRMLRGIRHDAEARPPTVDNSAKVRP
- a CDS encoding polyprenyl synthetase family protein; this translates as MSTVTPPATVASDAENLTSKEGRRKRRRSTGHLKIVPETPELRQRLRDRCREVASKFDKSTPMTKDEMETVSRRLLADMDMPEGYLGWIMVVLSSEYWRDQVAGVPHSRRLFLLPHCLKHAEGCPADYDEFGMNCKTCGACSIADFRTRAEELGHRVLVAEGSPIVMKIIVSGYVDAVVGVACLNVLEKAIDKILLAGIPCMAVPLLSSDCRNTSVDEDWVREMVMLEHREPQQKTRSYVHLLRGAADIFEPEQLQNLVPKLRGELSLREIKEKLHDGSDALVGIDPIAATEALGLDFVSRGGKYARPFITLAAYDALTGDKGTESGGADVVAKIPDGVKRAALCIETFHKASLVHDDIEDDDTFRYGEQSVHKSHGIPTAINVGDYLIGLGYRLVAGETKTLGPAAVADVLHCLSNAHTRLSEGQGAELVWRDNRDKRLKPIDALKVYALKTAPAFEAALYSGVRLAGEAEAYEEPIRGFSRNLGVAFQILNDLKDWQGDADNKLEAGGDVLGGRPTLLWALALASLDADDQAKLLSMASADCGLSDTQRIATVRTLYNKAKVFDQASRLVDKHQQRAEEIADAIQPEPLRRLLYHLVDTVLERPSESAVPLVSISSSLPITAPTKA
- a CDS encoding prenyltransferase/squalene oxidase repeat-containing protein, with amino-acid sequence MIENPTSHREETSDAGSVPDIAACLQRVRQQLISARGDQKHWTGRLAASSLSTATAISALSVFSRVGDDEHAVSAREAVKKGLVWLDAAQNEDGGFGDTDRSPSNIASSFLAMAAWHLGDDPANRTEAIARLQKYIDGEGGWAGLKRRYGRDKTFVVPILSNCAIAGLVPWSRVPALPFELAAFPQSMYRFVQMPVVSYAIPALVAIGQARYQHAGTWNPITWLARAATRGKTLDVLQKMQPESGGYLEATPLTSFVLMSLSSIGHAQHPVSRDAVKFLLGSQLPDGSWPIDENLATWITSLSLGALGKSQPDELAQFVDDGTLDWLLSCQYHERHPFTGADPGGWGWTDLSGAVPDADDTPAAILALSKIRASVDLDSSRRQQLAEASLAGVRWLLGLQNRNGGWPTFCRGWGKLPFDRSGSDLTAHAMRALNAWRTSLEQEAEAGVEPTVDPAELQKMKRDVAAAIERGFAYLQKTQRDDGSWLPLWFGNHDLPDDENPYYGTARVLLAYQELGRDETSACRRGWDFLVKTQNTDGGWGGGASVGDWLRRHGLPDRNAETGQLISSSVEETAVVVEALSGSGYPPHRATIIEGVRFLCDAVDAGRCEHPWPIGFYFAKLWYHEQLYPLVFTTAALGQAQHALEPRQA